A region from the Salicibibacter cibarius genome encodes:
- a CDS encoding LysR family transcriptional regulator, translating into MEIKQLITFNAAAESLNFTQTARVLNFAQSSVTAQIKALEEELGTPLFERLGKRLILTEAGRKFKLYAQKMIKLNEEAQMAVGGDEEPSGTLTIGAQESQCTYRLPSILKTFKKQYPNVELIFKPAHSDEMAREQLLDGSLDFAFIMDISKSGDALNIEPLIQEEIKMVAASDHPLPEKSKICLKDLEHETFLLTENGCSYRTLLEDSFHQAKVYPLSKFEFVSIEAIKQCVIAGLGIAVLPEMVVDEDIRQGRMKKLAWKSTSPPVYTQMAWHKDKWMTPPLQAFIELTRETFNKNKTKNGVG; encoded by the coding sequence TTGGAAATCAAACAATTGATTACCTTTAATGCAGCTGCAGAAAGCCTGAATTTCACCCAAACAGCAAGGGTGTTGAATTTTGCTCAATCAAGCGTAACAGCTCAAATCAAAGCGCTTGAAGAAGAACTTGGAACCCCGTTGTTCGAACGTTTGGGAAAACGCCTAATTTTGACGGAAGCCGGGCGAAAATTTAAGTTATATGCTCAGAAAATGATCAAGTTGAATGAAGAGGCACAGATGGCTGTAGGTGGAGATGAAGAACCATCGGGAACACTTACGATTGGAGCACAGGAAAGTCAGTGTACGTATCGTCTTCCGTCAATACTCAAAACGTTTAAGAAACAGTACCCTAATGTTGAGCTTATATTTAAACCTGCGCACTCTGATGAAATGGCCAGAGAACAGCTATTGGATGGATCTCTCGATTTTGCCTTTATTATGGACATATCGAAATCCGGGGATGCTCTAAACATAGAGCCTTTGATTCAGGAAGAGATCAAAATGGTCGCTGCTTCGGATCATCCATTACCTGAGAAGTCAAAAATTTGTCTCAAAGATCTGGAACATGAAACGTTTTTACTTACTGAGAACGGATGCTCTTACCGCACGCTGTTAGAAGATTCTTTTCACCAAGCGAAAGTGTACCCATTAAGTAAATTCGAATTTGTTAGTATAGAAGCCATCAAACAATGTGTCATTGCGGGACTGGGAATAGCCGTATTACCGGAAATGGTTGTAGATGAAGACATTAGACAGGGAAGAATGAAGAAGTTGGCATGGAAAAGTACCTCACCGCCTGTTTATACCCAAATGGCTTGGCACAAAGATAAATGGATGACACCTCCATTGCAGGCTTTTATAGAATTAACGCGTGAAACATTTAATAAAAATAAAACTAAAAATGGAGTCGGCTAG
- the queG gene encoding tRNA epoxyqueuosine(34) reductase QueG: MTNAQLKEELIAYSKSIGIDKIGFASADPFLTLKERLRTQQQLGYQSGFEEADIDLRTEPERLLPYAKTIISIALAYPAKLENPPKGVKGKRRGIFCRASWGEDYHTVLNDRLQKLEAFIHERVPSAKMASMVDTGALSDRAVAERAGIGWSGKNCAIITPEFGSYVYLGDMITTIAFEPDTPIDDQCGSCNKCVDACPTGALVQGGQLDSNKCIAFLTQTKEMIPERFRKKIGNRLYGCDTCQVVCPENKGKGEEYQPEFTPDPEKVKPELLPLLSISNREFKEKYGNMAGSWRGKKPIQRNAVIALGHFREKGAVPKLQSLLIHDPRPVIRGTAAWSLGKIGEIEDNHATLQVANEREDDASVREEIQQALSKLEKEGQHS, encoded by the coding sequence GTGACAAACGCCCAGCTAAAGGAAGAGCTGATTGCATACAGTAAAAGCATTGGCATCGACAAAATTGGTTTTGCCAGTGCAGACCCGTTTTTGACACTGAAAGAACGGTTAAGGACACAACAACAATTAGGTTACCAATCGGGTTTTGAGGAAGCGGACATTGATTTGCGTACGGAGCCTGAACGCTTGTTGCCTTATGCAAAAACGATTATTAGCATCGCCCTTGCTTATCCGGCGAAACTTGAAAATCCACCCAAAGGGGTAAAAGGCAAGCGAAGAGGCATTTTTTGCCGGGCATCTTGGGGAGAAGATTATCACACCGTCCTCAATGATCGTCTGCAAAAATTGGAAGCTTTTATTCACGAACGCGTACCAAGTGCTAAGATGGCGTCCATGGTCGACACAGGCGCCCTATCGGACCGGGCTGTGGCTGAACGTGCCGGGATCGGCTGGAGTGGTAAAAATTGCGCGATCATAACGCCTGAATTTGGCTCGTATGTGTACCTTGGGGACATGATTACGACGATTGCATTTGAACCGGATACTCCGATTGACGATCAATGCGGGTCATGCAATAAATGTGTGGATGCTTGTCCGACAGGCGCGCTCGTGCAAGGGGGTCAATTGGATTCGAATAAATGCATCGCTTTTCTAACGCAGACAAAAGAAATGATTCCCGAACGTTTCAGGAAGAAAATCGGCAATCGTTTGTACGGCTGTGACACTTGCCAAGTTGTTTGCCCCGAAAATAAGGGAAAGGGTGAAGAATACCAGCCGGAATTCACGCCTGACCCGGAAAAAGTGAAGCCGGAGTTATTGCCATTGCTTTCGATTTCAAACCGGGAGTTCAAAGAAAAATACGGAAACATGGCAGGCTCCTGGCGAGGAAAAAAACCAATTCAACGCAATGCGGTGATTGCACTTGGCCATTTCCGCGAAAAGGGAGCGGTCCCCAAGCTGCAATCGTTACTTATTCATGACCCTCGCCCCGTTATTCGCGGTACGGCGGCCTGGTCGCTCGGGAAAATAGGGGAGATCGAAGACAATCATGCAACGCTACAGGTTGCCAATGAACGAGAGGACGATGCTTCCGTGCGTGAAGAGATTCAACAAGCCCTGTCGAAACTCGAAAAGGAAGGGCAGCATTCATAA
- a CDS encoding B3/B4 domain-containing protein, with translation MIEVKMHPDLQQYVPSFKIGCIQYESIVIDTPPKELKGRIELFQKTVELDLSEQPITYYEGVKEWRQVFKQIGVDPTRHRPSHEALFRRLKQGKGFPFSDSSAIVLNNFFSLYYQMPIGMYDLEQLQGPVEIRIGEEKDEYEGLNGRMNHMKGKITNVDQRRAFGSPMVDSKRSAVALETKHILQLLYLRPSLSDDDTRALTDNIGEMFQQVHGGHVETAVLS, from the coding sequence ATGATTGAAGTTAAAATGCATCCCGACTTACAGCAATACGTTCCCTCTTTTAAAATCGGTTGTATCCAATACGAGTCAATTGTTATCGATACGCCACCCAAAGAGCTGAAAGGGCGTATCGAGTTGTTTCAAAAGACTGTCGAACTGGATTTGTCCGAACAACCTATCACCTATTATGAAGGCGTCAAGGAGTGGAGACAAGTATTCAAACAAATCGGTGTCGACCCAACCCGTCATCGCCCCTCCCATGAAGCACTTTTCCGGCGCTTAAAACAAGGAAAGGGATTCCCGTTCTCAGATTCCTCGGCAATCGTGCTGAATAATTTTTTTTCCCTTTATTATCAAATGCCCATCGGCATGTATGACTTGGAGCAGTTGCAAGGACCCGTGGAAATTCGAATAGGGGAAGAAAAGGATGAGTACGAAGGATTAAACGGAAGAATGAATCATATGAAAGGCAAAATAACGAATGTGGATCAGCGTAGAGCCTTCGGGAGCCCGATGGTCGACAGCAAGCGTAGCGCAGTCGCTTTAGAAACAAAGCACATCTTGCAATTGCTTTATTTGCGTCCGTCATTATCCGACGACGATACCCGCGCCCTTACAGATAACATCGGCGAGATGTTCCAACAAGTACACGGCGGTCATGTAGAAACGGCCGTGCTGTCCTAG
- a CDS encoding methylated-DNA--[protein]-cysteine S-methyltransferase: protein MEEPLLFTEMESPIGTLTLVATDKGLSQLLFGDFNETGAKIRTWMAKRNMRREIIRDDAYFTEATKQLQEYFHGERQAFNLPVDMQGTSFQKSVWEVLQRIPYGETQSYKQVAVAIHSPKAVRAIGSANNKNPLPIIVPCHRVIGSNGAIVGYGGGIEKKKKLLELEGA, encoded by the coding sequence ATGGAAGAACCATTACTATTCACAGAGATGGAAAGCCCGATCGGCACGCTCACCCTTGTTGCAACCGATAAAGGTTTGAGCCAATTGCTGTTTGGAGATTTTAACGAAACAGGTGCGAAAATCCGAACATGGATGGCGAAAAGAAATATGCGTCGTGAAATCATCCGGGATGATGCCTATTTTACAGAAGCTACAAAACAACTGCAGGAATATTTTCATGGGGAACGACAGGCGTTTAACTTGCCGGTGGATATGCAGGGAACCTCTTTTCAAAAAAGCGTATGGGAAGTACTACAGCGCATTCCTTATGGAGAAACACAATCGTATAAGCAAGTAGCGGTCGCTATTCATTCGCCGAAGGCTGTTCGGGCAATAGGTTCGGCCAATAATAAAAATCCCCTTCCCATTATTGTTCCTTGCCATCGGGTGATCGGGAGCAATGGAGCGATTGTCGGTTATGGTGGCGGGATCGAGAAAAAGAAGAAGCTATTGGAATTGGAAGGTGCTTAG
- a CDS encoding amidase domain-containing protein, with protein sequence MDRETKHLFEKHLSQLNKCHLDGTKVKAMTDEESKCFEREQKRMKLSNTRVLKMSGQIVPYRYTSCGHDRTVHYMYDYARFVLANERFYLEESREYRRSVLKGKKIVQDRRLAAPKSGEMERGVFESLNETQASLERASGYNRLEAVKYAERWWNAYNPQYHHFTDNCTNFISQCLKAGGAPMHGVPDREKGWWYTGDNWSYSWAVAHSMRWHLSGATKGLTAKEVERATDLQPGDIICYDFDGDGRWEHNTIVVMKDGNHEPLVNAQTENSRNRYWSYEDSTAWTPNIAYKFFQMNG encoded by the coding sequence TTGGATAGGGAGACGAAGCATTTATTTGAAAAGCATCTCAGTCAATTAAACAAGTGTCATTTAGACGGCACGAAGGTTAAGGCCATGACAGATGAGGAGAGCAAATGCTTTGAACGGGAGCAAAAGCGAATGAAGCTAAGCAATACACGCGTGTTGAAGATGAGTGGACAGATTGTTCCTTATCGATACACATCATGTGGGCATGATCGCACCGTTCATTATATGTATGATTATGCTAGGTTTGTTCTTGCCAACGAACGCTTTTATCTTGAGGAATCAAGAGAATACCGACGATCGGTTTTAAAAGGGAAAAAAATCGTTCAAGATAGACGTCTAGCGGCGCCCAAGTCGGGTGAAATGGAAAGGGGAGTATTCGAATCATTGAATGAAACACAAGCTTCTCTTGAACGGGCTTCCGGCTATAACCGTCTTGAAGCGGTAAAATATGCGGAGCGTTGGTGGAATGCTTATAATCCCCAATATCATCATTTTACGGATAATTGCACGAATTTTATTTCCCAATGTTTAAAAGCAGGGGGGGCGCCGATGCACGGCGTTCCTGACAGGGAGAAGGGTTGGTGGTATACAGGTGACAACTGGAGTTACAGTTGGGCAGTGGCCCATTCTATGCGTTGGCATTTGAGCGGTGCTACGAAGGGGTTGACGGCGAAAGAGGTGGAAAGGGCTACCGATTTACAACCCGGGGATATTATTTGTTACGATTTCGATGGCGATGGTCGCTGGGAGCACAATACGATTGTCGTCATGAAAGATGGGAATCATGAGCCGCTCGTGAATGCCCAAACCGAGAACAGCCGTAATCGTTATTGGAGCTATGAAGACTCCACGGCTTGGACTCCAAATATCGCTTATAAATTTTTTCAAATGAATGGCTAA
- a CDS encoding short chain dehydrogenase, giving the protein MKILLIGATGLLGNAVAKELEGKHEIIRAARHNADVEVDITKPDSIKRMFEQVGKVDAVISATGHAHFGALEEITPELNEESIESKLKGQVNLVLLGMDHVNDDGSFTLTTGVIMDEPILHGASSAMANGAVKSFAKSAAIEMPRGIRINSVSGTVFQESPEGLRAYFPGFDPIPVSKAALAFRKSVEGAQTGQSYEIY; this is encoded by the coding sequence ATGAAGATTCTATTAATCGGTGCTACCGGTCTTTTGGGAAATGCCGTTGCTAAAGAGTTGGAAGGAAAACATGAAATCATCCGGGCTGCACGACATAACGCTGATGTTGAAGTGGATATCACGAAGCCTGATAGCATTAAGAGGATGTTTGAACAAGTAGGAAAAGTAGATGCAGTGATCAGCGCAACAGGACATGCCCATTTTGGAGCTCTGGAAGAAATAACACCGGAATTGAATGAAGAGAGCATCGAAAGCAAGTTAAAAGGGCAAGTAAACCTCGTTTTACTTGGCATGGATCATGTAAATGATGACGGAAGCTTTACTTTAACTACAGGGGTTATCATGGATGAACCTATCCTCCATGGTGCTTCTTCTGCAATGGCAAACGGAGCGGTAAAATCCTTTGCAAAATCAGCAGCGATAGAGATGCCCAGGGGGATACGAATTAACAGTGTCAGTGGAACCGTTTTTCAGGAATCGCCGGAAGGACTCCGTGCATACTTTCCAGGGTTTGACCCAATTCCGGTAAGTAAAGCAGCACTCGCTTTTAGAAAAAGCGTTGAAGGTGCGCAGACAGGACAAAGCTACGAAATTTATTGA